The following proteins come from a genomic window of Sulfitobacter indolifex:
- the ppdK gene encoding pyruvate, phosphate dikinase yields the protein MLHLNVEGAAVQNDPNTTLVTPTAPIANDTHGGRAKCLQRLVRLELPVPSTVAVSFNAVQQIARGQLPDVQAVVDQFPKGALLCVRPSSQDPDWGGPGAVLNIGINDALFENYAKTIGEGPAAALYSRFVQSYAVNVARLDPDMFDDVNGDGRAALMESLRAYEAETEERFPQDPATQLAAVLRSMARAWNGTSARLLRQAKGAPADAGLGLIVQEMAFGVGQGQCGSGVLQLVDSDTGLPQITGRYLSQSQGRDALEGDAAAMYLTRDPRGPSLEELVPEAFAELKEHAALMRKRLRAEMQVEFVIDQGKLHILDGVKVARSSRAAVRIAVALADEGIISREEALMRVQPRTLSELLHRQVDPSAKRDVIGRGIAASPGAATGRIVFSASDAQASAARGEPCILVRRETSPEDIRGMHAARAVLTERGGITSHAAVIGRGMGLPCVVGATNMRFIVTQRQIIAPDGRVFVEGDQITVDGSTGQVLAGAPQMQEAALDDTFTRLMGWAEDVADIGIRANADTPADAQTARNFNAHGIGLCRTEHMFFEPGRLTVMREMIFAESGEDRRAVLERLLPMQRDDFTQLFRIMQGQPVCIRLFDPPLHEFLPSDKAGQRELAEALGLQMSDVTRRVAAMTEYNPMLGLRGVRLGVTVPEIYEMQARAIFEATIEASRDGEPVVPEIMIPLVSARREVELVKASVDAVAAAVRSERDASFTYRLGVMVETPRACLRAEEIAPHCAFLSFGTNDLTQMTYGLSRDDAGRFMSNYVQQGVYPEDPFHVLDTDGVGELLQLGAERGRKAQPGITLSICGEHGGNPESIAFCRESGFDYVSCSPFRVPVARLAAAQLAIAHKIG from the coding sequence ATGCTGCATCTGAATGTTGAAGGTGCCGCAGTGCAGAATGACCCGAATACCACGCTGGTGACCCCCACCGCGCCGATCGCAAATGACACCCACGGCGGGCGGGCGAAATGCTTGCAGCGGTTGGTGCGGCTTGAATTGCCGGTGCCGTCCACCGTGGCGGTTTCCTTTAATGCGGTGCAACAAATTGCCCGCGGGCAGTTGCCCGATGTGCAGGCGGTGGTCGATCAATTCCCCAAGGGGGCGTTGCTTTGTGTGCGTCCCTCCAGCCAAGACCCCGATTGGGGCGGGCCGGGGGCGGTTCTGAACATTGGCATCAATGACGCGCTGTTTGAAAATTACGCCAAGACCATTGGCGAAGGTCCGGCGGCGGCGCTTTATTCGCGCTTCGTGCAGTCCTATGCGGTCAATGTTGCCCGCCTTGACCCCGATATGTTCGACGATGTGAACGGCGATGGCCGCGCGGCGCTGATGGAGTCGCTGCGCGCCTATGAGGCCGAAACAGAAGAGCGTTTCCCCCAAGACCCAGCGACGCAATTGGCCGCCGTGCTGCGCTCTATGGCGCGGGCGTGGAATGGCACTTCAGCGCGGCTGTTGCGACAGGCCAAAGGCGCGCCTGCGGATGCCGGGCTGGGGCTGATCGTGCAAGAGATGGCATTTGGTGTGGGGCAAGGGCAGTGCGGTTCGGGCGTATTGCAACTGGTCGACAGTGACACCGGCCTGCCGCAGATCACCGGGCGCTACCTCAGCCAAAGCCAAGGCCGCGATGCGCTCGAAGGCGATGCGGCGGCGATGTATCTTACCCGCGATCCGCGCGGACCGTCGCTGGAAGAACTGGTGCCCGAAGCTTTTGCCGAGTTGAAAGAACACGCGGCTCTGATGCGCAAACGCCTGCGCGCCGAGATGCAGGTCGAGTTTGTGATCGACCAAGGCAAGCTGCATATTCTGGATGGCGTAAAAGTGGCGCGGTCTTCCCGCGCGGCGGTGCGGATCGCGGTGGCGCTGGCGGATGAGGGGATCATCAGCCGCGAAGAGGCGCTCATGCGGGTGCAGCCGCGCACGCTGTCAGAATTGCTCCACCGCCAAGTCGATCCAAGCGCCAAGCGCGATGTGATCGGGCGCGGCATCGCCGCAAGCCCCGGCGCCGCCACCGGGCGGATCGTCTTTTCCGCCAGTGACGCGCAGGCCAGCGCCGCGCGCGGCGAGCCTTGTATCCTTGTACGGCGCGAAACATCGCCCGAAGACATCCGCGGCATGCACGCGGCCCGCGCGGTGCTGACCGAGCGCGGTGGCATCACCAGCCATGCGGCGGTGATCGGGCGCGGCATGGGGCTGCCTTGTGTAGTGGGCGCGACGAACATGCGCTTTATCGTGACCCAACGGCAGATCATTGCCCCCGATGGGCGGGTCTTTGTTGAAGGCGACCAGATCACCGTGGACGGTTCTACCGGGCAGGTGCTAGCCGGGGCACCCCAGATGCAGGAGGCCGCACTTGATGATACCTTCACCCGGCTGATGGGCTGGGCCGAAGATGTGGCCGACATTGGCATTCGCGCCAATGCCGATACGCCTGCCGATGCGCAGACCGCGCGGAACTTCAACGCCCATGGCATCGGGCTGTGTCGGACCGAGCATATGTTTTTCGAGCCCGGCCGCCTGACCGTGATGCGCGAGATGATCTTTGCCGAAAGCGGTGAGGATCGCCGCGCCGTGTTGGAACGCCTGTTGCCCATGCAGCGCGATGATTTCACTCAGCTATTCCGCATTATGCAGGGCCAGCCCGTCTGCATCCGCCTGTTCGATCCGCCCCTGCATGAATTCCTGCCATCGGACAAAGCCGGACAACGCGAACTCGCCGAGGCGCTTGGGCTGCAGATGTCTGACGTGACGCGGCGCGTGGCTGCGATGACGGAATATAACCCGATGCTGGGCCTACGGGGCGTGCGTCTGGGGGTCACGGTGCCTGAGATCTATGAGATGCAGGCACGCGCGATCTTTGAAGCGACCATTGAGGCCAGCCGGGATGGCGAGCCGGTGGTGCCCGAGATCATGATCCCACTGGTCAGCGCCCGGCGCGAGGTGGAACTGGTCAAGGCGTCGGTCGATGCCGTGGCCGCCGCCGTGCGCAGCGAGCGTGATGCGAGCTTTACCTATCGCCTTGGTGTCATGGTCGAGACCCCGCGCGCCTGTTTGCGTGCCGAAGAGATCGCGCCGCATTGTGCTTTTCTCAGCTTTGGCACCAATGACCTGACGCAGATGACCTATGGATTGTCGCGCGATGATGCAGGGCGGTTCATGTCGAATTACGTCCAACAGGGGGTCTATCCCGAAGATCCGTTTCACGTGCTCGACACCGATGGGGTGGGCGAATTGCTGCAATTGGGTGCCGAACGGGGCCGAAAAGCGCAACCTGGGATCACGCTTTCGATCTGTGGAGAGCATGGCGGGAACCCAGAATCGATCGCATTTTGCCGCGAATCGGGCTTCGATTACGTTTCTTGCTCGCCATTTCGCGTTCCGGTTGCACGTTTGGCCGCGGCCCAACTCGCAATCGCCCACAAGATCGGGTAG
- a CDS encoding dihydroneopterin aldolase, producing MSDEIRLAFAHPSERAAAMAGPEPRDRISLRDHIVEVEIGAFQAERDVTQRVCFNVVVEVAPLTGDVEDDVDRILSYDRVTEAIAAELAAERLNLLETLAERVADRILVEPQAMRVFVRIEKLDRGPGALGVEIVRARGSGAVTQDPAIETPQPRVVYLSNAAIASAHLTGWLDQLEADSQPVILCVGPADTAAPQAGQARAQRHIDLLAIEQNAWKLAACDPRGVVVGSRTELDWAMKNGQLNIWAPSRIVLDAVDGPTAAPNAASALAAWFAESCAATELLVIGAELPESAGLPMRALSTEMANIV from the coding sequence ATGTCCGACGAAATTCGACTTGCTTTTGCCCACCCGTCAGAGCGGGCCGCGGCGATGGCCGGTCCTGAGCCACGCGACCGCATTTCCCTGCGCGATCATATCGTTGAGGTTGAAATCGGCGCGTTTCAGGCCGAGCGGGATGTGACGCAGCGGGTCTGCTTTAATGTTGTCGTCGAGGTTGCTCCGCTTACAGGCGACGTCGAGGATGATGTAGATCGCATCCTTTCTTATGATCGCGTGACCGAGGCAATTGCCGCCGAGCTTGCTGCCGAACGGCTTAATCTGCTGGAAACACTGGCCGAACGGGTGGCGGATCGGATCTTGGTTGAGCCGCAAGCGATGCGGGTTTTTGTCCGTATTGAGAAGCTGGACCGCGGCCCCGGTGCCCTTGGGGTTGAGATCGTGCGGGCCCGCGGAAGTGGTGCTGTAACGCAGGACCCCGCGATTGAGACGCCGCAGCCCCGTGTGGTTTATCTTTCGAACGCGGCGATAGCATCTGCTCATCTGACCGGTTGGTTAGACCAGTTGGAAGCCGATTCCCAGCCCGTGATCCTTTGCGTCGGTCCGGCGGACACTGCCGCACCGCAGGCCGGGCAAGCAAGGGCGCAGCGCCATATTGATCTCTTGGCGATTGAGCAGAACGCGTGGAAACTTGCCGCCTGCGATCCACGCGGCGTCGTTGTCGGCAGCCGAACAGAGTTAGACTGGGCCATGAAAAATGGTCAGTTGAACATTTGGGCCCCGTCGCGCATCGTGCTCGACGCGGTCGATGGCCCCACCGCCGCCCCAAACGCGGCATCTGCTTTGGCGGCATGGTTCGCGGAAAGCTGTGCTGCGACCGAGCTTTTGGTGATTGGTGCCGAGCTGCCTGAGAGTGCGGGACTGCCGATGCGAGCGCTGTCGACTGAAATGGCAAATATCGTCTGA
- a CDS encoding DUF1206 domain-containing protein, translating into MSDKSHEGLKWVMRAGYGARGVIYMIVGGLALLAAFKSTQASGTKDALAALRDEPYGVPALFAIGLGLLAYLVWRVTAGVKDVEDHGTDAEGLFARLGQIVTGLIHGGIGISVLALAMSGKNSGGSSAQDWTQKLMAMPGGRYIVAAGALILLGAGVYYAYKGWSGKYKGHLARTHFTESIDPVVKIGLVIYGAILGLVAFSLGYAALTANPEQAGGLGEALQSLRGMAFGQFLLGGAGLGLIGFAIYNFVEAGYRVIPKFSDPDIRTLLD; encoded by the coding sequence GTGTCAGACAAATCACATGAAGGACTAAAATGGGTTATGCGGGCGGGCTACGGCGCGCGGGGCGTAATCTATATGATCGTTGGCGGGCTGGCCTTGCTGGCAGCGTTCAAATCCACCCAAGCCTCGGGCACGAAAGATGCGTTGGCCGCACTTCGCGATGAACCCTACGGCGTGCCGGCGTTGTTTGCCATCGGCCTTGGCCTGTTGGCCTATTTGGTTTGGCGCGTGACGGCTGGCGTGAAAGACGTAGAAGACCACGGCACCGATGCTGAGGGTCTGTTTGCACGACTGGGGCAAATCGTTACCGGGCTGATCCACGGCGGTATTGGTATCTCGGTTCTGGCCTTGGCCATGAGCGGCAAAAATTCCGGCGGCAGTTCGGCGCAGGACTGGACGCAAAAGCTTATGGCGATGCCTGGTGGGCGCTATATCGTGGCCGCTGGCGCGCTGATCCTATTGGGCGCAGGGGTCTATTACGCCTACAAGGGGTGGAGCGGGAAATATAAGGGCCATCTGGCGCGCACGCATTTCACCGAAAGCATCGACCCGGTCGTGAAAATCGGCCTTGTCATCTACGGCGCAATCTTGGGGCTGGTCGCCTTTTCGCTGGGCTATGCGGCGCTGACGGCCAATCCAGAACAGGCCGGTGGTCTGGGCGAAGCTTTGCAAAGTCTGCGCGGCATGGCCTTTGGGCAGTTCCTTTTGGGGGGCGCAGGTCTGGGGCTGATTGGCTTTGCGATCTATAACTTCGTCGAAGCGGGCTATCGCGTGATCCCGAAATTCTCCGATCCCGATATCCGCACCTTGTTGGATTAA
- a CDS encoding glycine--tRNA ligase subunit alpha — protein sequence MSDAAQKPRSFQEIILALQSYWARHGCAILQPYDMEVGAGTFHPATTLRSLGSQPWAAAYVQPSRRPTDGRYGENPNRLQHYYQFQVLIKPSPPNLQELYLGSLEAIGIDMALHDIRFVEDDWESPTLGAWGLGWEVWCDGMEVSQFTYFQQVGGHDCHPVSGELTYGLERLAMYVLGVDHVMDMPFNSPDAPIPLTYGDIFKQTEEEFARWNFDTANTEVLLDQFNEAEAHCQFILEQPAEDPKTGKRIVMAHPAYDQCIKASHIFNLLDARGVISVTERQAYIGRVRALAKQCADAFVQTRAGGWTPEADNAA from the coding sequence ATGTCTGACGCGGCGCAGAAACCACGCTCTTTTCAAGAGATCATCCTTGCCTTGCAAAGCTACTGGGCGCGCCATGGCTGTGCGATCTTGCAGCCCTACGACATGGAAGTGGGCGCGGGCACCTTTCACCCGGCCACCACGCTGCGCAGCCTCGGCAGCCAACCTTGGGCCGCGGCCTATGTGCAGCCCTCGCGCCGCCCCACAGATGGGCGCTATGGTGAGAACCCCAACCGGCTGCAGCATTACTATCAGTTTCAAGTGCTGATCAAACCGAGCCCGCCCAACCTGCAAGAGTTGTACCTTGGCTCGCTTGAGGCCATTGGCATAGACATGGCGCTGCATGACATCCGCTTTGTCGAAGATGACTGGGAAAGCCCAACGCTGGGCGCGTGGGGTCTGGGTTGGGAGGTCTGGTGCGACGGTATGGAAGTCAGCCAGTTTACCTATTTCCAACAGGTCGGCGGTCACGACTGTCACCCTGTCTCGGGCGAGCTGACCTATGGGTTGGAGCGTTTGGCGATGTATGTGCTGGGCGTCGATCACGTGATGGACATGCCCTTCAACAGCCCTGACGCGCCGATCCCGCTGACCTATGGCGATATCTTCAAACAGACCGAAGAAGAATTCGCGCGCTGGAACTTTGACACCGCCAATACCGAAGTGCTGCTGGATCAGTTCAACGAGGCGGAGGCGCATTGCCAGTTCATTCTGGAGCAACCTGCCGAAGACCCCAAGACCGGCAAACGCATCGTCATGGCGCATCCGGCCTATGACCAGTGCATCAAGGCCAGCCATATCTTCAACCTGCTCGACGCGCGCGGCGTGATCTCAGTCACCGAGCGGCAGGCTTACATCGGGCGCGTGCGGGCGCTGGCCAAACAATGCGCCGATGCCTTCGTGCAGACCCGCGCGGGCGGGTGGACGCCCGAGGCGGACAACGCGGCATGA
- a CDS encoding cell wall hydrolase gives MMRFIRSISFALSVALCSAPLAAAASSESASDLAQIELQGLKSAGAARLREMVAQPASASETDVKFSKAWVDSQPKAEGSAELQCLAEALYFEARGETVKGQFAVAEVIMNRVKSARFPGTLCGVINQGTGRKYQCQFTYTCDGNKEVINEPRAFARVSKVARAIIDGTAPKLTNGATHYHTTAVNPNWARVYTKTARIGQHLFYRHTWKTASN, from the coding sequence ATGATGCGTTTTATCCGGTCGATCTCTTTTGCACTTTCCGTCGCTCTTTGCAGCGCTCCATTGGCCGCTGCGGCCAGTTCCGAGAGCGCCAGCGATCTGGCGCAGATCGAACTTCAAGGTCTGAAATCCGCGGGCGCTGCCCGACTTCGGGAAATGGTCGCGCAACCAGCTTCGGCCAGCGAGACCGATGTGAAATTCTCTAAGGCATGGGTTGATAGCCAGCCCAAGGCCGAAGGCAGCGCCGAGTTGCAGTGCCTTGCCGAAGCGCTCTACTTTGAGGCCCGTGGTGAGACCGTCAAAGGTCAGTTCGCCGTTGCCGAAGTGATCATGAACCGCGTGAAATCGGCCCGCTTCCCCGGCACGCTTTGCGGCGTGATCAATCAAGGGACTGGCCGCAAGTACCAGTGCCAATTCACCTACACCTGCGATGGCAACAAAGAAGTCATCAACGAGCCGCGCGCCTTTGCCCGTGTCTCGAAAGTGGCCCGCGCGATCATCGACGGCACTGCGCCGAAGCTGACCAACGGTGCAACCCACTACCACACGACCGCCGTGAACCCCAACTGGGCGCGGGTCTATACCAAGACAGCACGGATCGGGCAGCATCTCTTCTACCGCCACACGTGGAAAACTGCGTCGAACTAA
- the folP gene encoding dihydropteroate synthase, translating to MSDYHRPLVQIGPARPEGAVTLAGGWGWFTHVEVLNRASAPRVIPAAELPQVALETLTAPRAPVAGLSFDRPRVMGILNATPDSFSDGGRHADPQVAVAAGVAMRSVGVDMLDVGGESTRPGAETVPAAVEIARVVPVIEGLRASGPGAISIDTRKAAVAEAAVAAGAGLVNDVAALTFDPALAPFCAARGLPICVMHAKGDPATMQRDPRYDDVLLDVYDYLAERIAALEAVGIERRNIIADPGIGFGKTLEHNLALLARLSLFHSLGVPVLLGASRKRFIGTIGGGEAGEDRAPGSIAVALAALNHGIQFLRVHDVAQTIQAIALYRAAMTGKQI from the coding sequence ATGTCTGATTATCATCGCCCGCTAGTTCAAATTGGTCCCGCGCGGCCTGAGGGCGCCGTAACCCTTGCGGGGGGGTGGGGTTGGTTCACTCATGTTGAGGTGCTGAACCGCGCAAGTGCGCCGCGTGTGATCCCAGCGGCTGAGTTGCCCCAAGTGGCGTTGGAGACGCTGACCGCACCGCGCGCGCCGGTTGCCGGACTGTCTTTCGACCGCCCCCGTGTCATGGGCATCCTTAACGCCACGCCAGACAGTTTCTCAGATGGGGGGCGTCACGCTGATCCGCAGGTGGCGGTAGCGGCAGGCGTGGCGATGCGATCTGTCGGGGTCGACATGCTTGATGTGGGCGGCGAATCGACCCGTCCGGGGGCTGAGACGGTGCCCGCGGCTGTAGAGATCGCCCGCGTCGTGCCGGTGATCGAAGGGCTGCGTGCCTCAGGCCCAGGGGCGATCAGCATTGACACGCGCAAGGCTGCCGTGGCCGAGGCAGCCGTGGCGGCAGGGGCGGGTCTGGTCAATGACGTGGCTGCGCTGACCTTCGATCCTGCCCTTGCGCCCTTTTGCGCGGCCCGTGGCCTACCTATCTGCGTGATGCATGCCAAAGGCGACCCTGCCACGATGCAGCGCGATCCGCGCTATGATGACGTGCTGCTGGACGTCTATGACTATCTGGCCGAGCGTATTGCCGCGCTAGAGGCAGTTGGGATTGAACGCCGCAACATCATCGCTGATCCCGGTATAGGATTTGGCAAAACGTTAGAGCACAATCTCGCGCTACTTGCCCGTTTGAGCCTGTTTCACAGCCTTGGCGTGCCGGTCTTGCTGGGTGCTTCGCGAAAGCGCTTTATTGGCACGATCGGTGGCGGCGAGGCGGGGGAAGACCGCGCGCCGGGGTCCATCGCGGTGGCGCTGGCGGCGTTGAACCACGGCATTCAATTCTTACGCGTTCATGATGTGGCGCAAACCATTCAAGCGATTGCACTTTACCGTGCAGCCATGACAGGAAAACAGATATGA
- the glyS gene encoding glycine--tRNA ligase subunit beta, with the protein MPDLLIELFSEEIPARMQKRAGEDLQKLVTNGLVEAGLTYGSAAVFTTPRRLTLALGDMLAASPRQVEERKGPKADAPEKAIEGFLRGAGLTRDQLEERDTPKGKVFFAKIEKPGRPAAEIVAEVLEQTIRNFPWPKSMRWGTGSLKWVRPLHSILCIINDEAGAEVVPLTVDGITAGNTTRGHRFLAPGEIEVAGFEDYQTKLARASVVLDPAARADTIWNDATNMAFAAGLEVVEDAGLLAEVAGLVEYPVVLMGRIGEDFLGLPPEVLQTSMKEHQKFFSVRNPKSGQIERFVTVANRTTADDGATILAGNEKVLGARLSDAKFFWDNDLRTVTAEGGMATWVKALENVTFHNKLGTQAELIDRMATLSRELAPLVGADADEAEQAARVAKADLSSEMVYEFPELQGLMGSYYARKAGLSDAVADAAKDHYAPLGPSDDVPTAPVSIAVALAEKIDKLTGFWAIDEKPTGSKDPFALRRAALGVIRILVENDVSLAVLESGIWPAIQSHPFPFADVLRKIEDHEGLLATLRGGKLPIGPIEMDRDGELVQKISDLAIAEQEATRAKLFSILGNLHFKSSDLLSFIHDRLKVYLRDQGIRHDIIDACIAMDGSDDLTLLVKRARALSETLKTDDGENLIQGFKRANNILSQAEEADGVEYSFGADPKFAETEAEKDLFAALDKAEAKITPAMAAQDFSTAMAAMAELRGPIDAFFEAVQVNANNPTVRRNRLNLLSRIRTICSAVADLTKLDG; encoded by the coding sequence GTGCCAGATCTGCTGATTGAACTTTTCTCCGAAGAAATCCCTGCGCGGATGCAGAAACGTGCGGGTGAAGACCTGCAAAAGCTGGTGACCAATGGCTTGGTCGAAGCTGGCCTGACCTACGGCTCCGCTGCCGTCTTCACCACACCGCGCCGCCTGACGCTGGCGCTTGGCGACATGCTCGCCGCCAGCCCGCGACAGGTCGAGGAACGCAAAGGTCCCAAAGCTGACGCGCCGGAAAAGGCCATCGAAGGGTTCTTGCGCGGGGCAGGTCTCACCCGTGATCAGCTTGAGGAACGCGATACCCCCAAAGGCAAAGTCTTTTTCGCCAAGATCGAAAAGCCGGGCCGTCCGGCGGCCGAGATAGTGGCCGAGGTGCTGGAACAGACGATCCGCAATTTCCCATGGCCCAAGTCGATGCGGTGGGGCACCGGCAGCCTCAAATGGGTGCGTCCGCTGCATTCGATCCTTTGCATCATCAACGACGAGGCCGGCGCCGAAGTTGTGCCGCTGACGGTTGACGGCATCACCGCGGGCAACACCACGCGCGGCCACCGGTTCCTTGCGCCGGGTGAGATCGAGGTCGCAGGTTTCGAGGACTATCAAACCAAACTCGCACGCGCCTCCGTCGTACTCGACCCCGCCGCACGTGCCGATACGATCTGGAACGACGCGACCAATATGGCCTTTGCCGCCGGGCTAGAGGTTGTCGAAGACGCGGGCCTGTTGGCTGAAGTCGCAGGCCTTGTGGAATACCCGGTCGTGCTGATGGGCCGGATTGGCGAAGATTTCCTCGGCCTGCCGCCGGAGGTTTTGCAGACCTCGATGAAAGAACACCAAAAATTCTTCTCGGTCCGCAACCCGAAGTCGGGCCAGATCGAACGCTTTGTCACCGTCGCCAACCGCACCACCGCCGACGATGGCGCCACGATCCTTGCGGGCAATGAAAAGGTGCTCGGCGCGCGTCTGTCGGATGCGAAGTTCTTTTGGGACAACGACCTGCGCACCGTCACCGCCGAGGGCGGCATGGCGACTTGGGTCAAGGCGCTGGAAAACGTCACCTTCCACAACAAGCTGGGCACCCAAGCCGAGTTGATCGACCGTATGGCGACCTTGTCGCGTGAGCTTGCCCCGCTGGTCGGGGCTGATGCAGATGAGGCCGAACAGGCGGCGCGGGTGGCCAAGGCCGATCTCAGTTCCGAGATGGTCTATGAGTTCCCCGAATTGCAGGGTTTGATGGGCAGCTACTATGCGCGCAAGGCCGGGCTGTCGGATGCTGTGGCAGACGCGGCAAAGGACCACTACGCGCCGCTCGGGCCGTCCGACGATGTGCCGACCGCGCCGGTGTCGATTGCTGTGGCTTTGGCCGAGAAGATCGACAAACTGACCGGGTTCTGGGCGATTGATGAGAAGCCGACCGGAAGCAAGGATCCCTTCGCGCTGCGGCGTGCGGCTTTGGGGGTCATTCGGATTTTGGTGGAGAATGATGTGAGCCTTGCGGTATTGGAAAGCGGTATTTGGCCTGCGATACAATCGCACCCGTTCCCTTTCGCTGATGTTCTGCGAAAGATTGAAGACCATGAAGGCTTGTTGGCAACTCTGCGTGGAGGCAAACTGCCTATCGGACCGATTGAAATGGATCGCGACGGAGAACTGGTTCAAAAAATCTCTGATCTAGCAATCGCTGAACAAGAGGCTACTCGTGCAAAGTTGTTCAGTATCCTAGGAAATCTTCATTTCAAGTCTAGTGACCTCCTCTCCTTCATCCACGACCGCCTGAAAGTCTACCTCCGCGATCAAGGCATCCGCCACGACATCATCGATGCCTGCATCGCCATGGACGGCAGCGACGATCTGACCCTCTTGGTCAAACGCGCCCGCGCCCTTTCGGAAACGCTGAAAACCGACGACGGCGAGAACCTGATCCAAGGCTTCAAACGCGCCAACAACATCCTCAGCCAAGCTGAAGAGGCCGATGGCGTGGAATACTCCTTCGGCGCTGATCCGAAGTTTGCCGAGACGGAGGCCGAGAAAGACCTCTTCGCGGCGCTGGATAAGGCCGAGGCCAAGATCACCCCGGCGATGGCAGCGCAGGATTTCTCGACAGCAATGGCGGCCATGGCCGAATTGCGCGGGCCGATTGATGCGTTTTTCGAGGCGGTGCAGGTCAATGCCAACAACCCGACCGTGCGACGCAATCGGCTTAATCTGCTAAGCCGCATTCGCACCATCTGTAGCGCCGTGGCCGATCTGACCAAGCTCGACGGGTAA
- a CDS encoding DUF6446 family protein, whose amino-acid sequence MSGKIVGIVILVSALIAGAALYYLQIYGFYDDVPDAQVELVSLTTQEPEEIAADNLQAIDADSSPIRFRACFTHDLSLAMATETYEMTDHTDPRNAPGWFDCFDAAAIGAEIEAGTALTFLGAKNVHYGVDRIVALTDDGRGYIWHELNDCGEKSYDGTVIGETCPERPEN is encoded by the coding sequence ATGAGCGGCAAGATTGTTGGTATTGTGATCCTTGTATCTGCGCTGATCGCCGGCGCTGCCCTTTATTACCTGCAGATCTATGGCTTTTACGATGACGTGCCTGACGCGCAGGTCGAACTGGTTTCGCTTACCACCCAAGAACCGGAAGAGATCGCCGCAGACAATCTACAAGCCATTGACGCTGATAGCTCTCCCATCCGGTTTCGCGCCTGTTTTACGCATGACTTAAGCCTCGCCATGGCGACCGAGACCTATGAGATGACCGACCACACCGATCCGCGTAACGCGCCGGGCTGGTTCGATTGCTTTGATGCCGCAGCCATTGGGGCTGAGATTGAGGCAGGCACAGCGCTGACCTTCCTTGGGGCCAAGAACGTGCACTATGGGGTCGACCGGATCGTGGCGCTGACCGATGACGGGCGCGGCTATATCTGGCACGAGCTTAACGACTGCGGTGAAAAGTCTTATGACGGCACCGTGATCGGCGAGACCTGCCCGGAGCGGCCTGAGAACTAA